ACACCGAGCCTTCGCGGATCAACACGCGCAGACCCTTCTGCAGTTTCTCGCGCGCCTCCTCGACGCTGGTCGCCTCGTGTTCGGTGCGGATGCCGGCGGCGATATAGGCGTTCAGATCGCGACCCGACAGCAGCGGACAATGCCCGTCGACATGGTCGCCATCGAACAGACGCAGCTTGGCCATGGCGGCGGCATCGCGATGGATCACCCCGGGATAGTTCATGAACTCGGCCAGCCCGATGCCCGACACATGGCCACGCAGCGCGGCCAGATCGTCGGCGGACAGTTCCGCTCCGGCGGTTTCCATGTGCGTCGACGGCACGCAGGACGACAACTGCACCCGCAAATCCATCAGCAGGTGCTGCGAAGCATCCTGAAAATAGCGGATGCCATCGGCTCCGACCACGTTGGCGATCTCGTGCGGATCGCAGATGGCCGTCGTGACGCCGCGCGGCGTCACGCAGCGATCGAACTCGAACGGGGTGACAAGCGAACTTTCGACATGCAGATGGGTGTCGATGAATCCCGGCACCAGTGTCAGGCCCGAAACGTCGATCACGTCACGCCCGTCATATTCCGCGCAGGTTCCGACAATGGTGTCGCCGCAGATCGCGACGTCGCCTTCCAGCATGTCTCCGGTGATCAGGTCAAAGACCCGCGCGCCGCGTAGAACGATGTCTGCGGGTTCATCCCCGCGCCCCTGGGCGATCCGCGATTCCAACTTGGCCATGGCGCAGTGTAACGCGCCCGATCGGCGCTCAGAAGTCGAGATTCTCGACGCTCAGCGCATTCTGCTGGATGAACTCCCGCCGCGGCTCGACGACATCGCCCATCAACTTGGTGAACAGGTCGTCCGCCTCGGTCATGTCGTCGATGGTGACGCGCAACAACGTGCGCGCGTCCGGGTCCAGCGTGGTTTCCCACAACTGGTCGGGGTTCATTTCGCCCAATCCCTTGTAGCGCTGCAGCGACAGGCCCTTTTCGCCCTCTTCCAGGATCGCCTGCAAAAGGTCGAGCGGTCCGTGGATCAACTGGCGGCGATCCTTGCGCTCCAGCGTTGCCGGCAAATCGTATACATCCTGCAGCGCCTTGGTGAAGCTGCCGGTCTTGCGAGCCTCGCCCGAGCGCAGCATCGGTCCGTCCAGTGTGCGCACCTCTTCGACGCCACGCAGGATTCGCGCCAGACGGATGCCGCGATCCTGGGTGATGCGGCCGACCCAACCCTTTTCGTATTCCACCGCGATCAGGTCGAGCCGTTCGGCCACGCGGTTGGCCACGCCCTGCAGATCGGCATCCACAGCGCCCGGCACAAAGGCGCCGGCGATCGCGGCTTGCTCCAGGATATGGCGCGGGTAATGCGTGGGGAAGGCATCGAGCACGCGCTTGAGCTGCCGGGCCTCGTCGATCACGCGGACCAGGTCCTGTCCGGCCACGACTTCGCCGTTGCCCTGGATCAGTTGCGCCCCGTCGATCCCCTGTTGAATCAGGTAGTCGTCCAGAGCCGCCTGGTCCTTGAGATAGACTTCGGACTTGCCGCGCGACACTTTGTAAAGCGGTGGCTGCGCGATGTAGAGATAGCCGTCCTCGATCAGTTCCGGCATCTGACGGTAGAAGAAGGTCAGCAGCAGCGTGCGGATATGCGCGCCATCGACATCGGCGTCGGTCATGATGATGATCTTGTGATAACGCAGCTTGTTTATGTTGAATTCGTCGCGCCCGATTCCGGTGCCGAGCGCCATCACCAGGTTGCCGATCTCCTGCGAGCCGAGCATCCGGTCGAACCGCGCTCGTTCGACGTTCAGGATCTTGCCCCGAAGCGGAAGGACCGCCTGGGTCCGCCGATCCCGCCCGGTCTGGGCCGAGCCGCCGGCGCTGTCGCCCTCGACCAGGAAAATCTCGGTCAGGGACGGATCCTTTTCCGAACAATCCTTGAGCTTGGCGGCGTTGAAACTGACATCCATCGCGGTCTTGCGCCGCGTCAGTTCCCGCGCCTTCCGCGCGGCTTCGCGGGCCAAGGCCGCCTCGATGATCTTGCCGACGATCGATTTGGCCTCGGTCGGGTTTTCCTCGAACCACTCGCCCAGTTTCTCGTTCATCAGGCTTTCGACCGCGGGCCGCACTTCGGAGCTGACCAGCTTGTCCTTGGTCTGGCTGCTGAACTTGGGATCGGGCACCTTGACCGACAGAACCGCGGTCAGCCCCTCGCGGGCATCGTCGCCGGTGAAGTTCACTTTCTCCTTCTTGGCGATTCCACTTTCCTGCGCGTATTTCTGGATCGTCCGCGTCAGCGCGCCGCGAAAGCCCGCCAGATGCGTGCCGCCGTCGCGCTGCGGGATGTTGTTGGTGAAGGGCAGCACCGTCTCGTGATAGCTGTCGTTCCACCACATGGCGATTTCCACGCCGATACCGTCCTTTTCGCCGGTCATGTAGATCGGGTCGGGCATGACCGCCTGCTTGGACCGGTCGAGATATTTCACGAATTCGCGCACGCCGCCTTCGAAGAACAGTTCGGATCGCAGCGGTTCGGCCGGGCGGTCGTCCTCGAGGATGATGCGGACACCGGAATTCAGGAAGGCCAGTTCGCGCAGGCGCTTTTCCAGCGTGTGGAAATCGTAGTCGAGATTGGAGAACGTGCCGGTAGACGCCAGGAACCGCACTTCGGTGCCCTTTTCGCCATGGGCATCGCCGACGACGCGCAGATGTTCGGTCGTCTCGCCATGTTCGAACTTGGCATAGTGCTCCTTGCCATTGCGCCAGATCCGCAATTCCAGCCAGACCGACAGCGCGTTGACGACGGACACACCGACGCCGTGCAGACCGCCCGACACCTTGTAGCTGTTCTGGTCGAATTTGCCGCCGGCATGGAGCTGGGTCATGATCACCTCGGCCGCCGAAACGCCTTCTTCGGCGTGCATGTCGACCGGGATACCGCGACCGTTGTCGCGCACCGAGACGCTGCTGTCGGCGTGGATTTTCACGTGGACATAATCGGCATGACCGGCCAGCGCCTCGTCGATGCCGTTATCGACCACCTCGTAGACCATGTGATGCAAGCCGGAGCCGTCGTCGGTGTCTCCGATATACATGCCAGGACGCTTGCGAACCGCCTCCAAGCCCTTGAGAACCTTGATGGAATCCGCGCCGTATTCCTGCGGTGCGCCTGCATTGTCCGACATCGTGCCGCCTTTTGTCATTTTGCCCCGATTTATAGGGGTTTTGCGGGGGATTGTCACGCCGAAGGCACAAGATTTGGTGTCAGGCGGCGCGGTGGCTGACATGCGACTCGCCTTCGCGTTCCGTGACCTCGATCCGCTGCGCGCGGTCGCCCAGTTCGGCGAACAATTCGGGCCCGGTGCCGGTCATCCAAGCCTGCGCGCCCATGGCGCAGATCTCGTCGTAAAGCGCGGCCCGACGGCAGGCGTCCAGATGCGCCGAGACCTCGTCCAGCAGCAGGATGGGCGGCGCACCGATATCGGCGGCAAGCGCGCGACCGTTTGCAAGGATCAATGAGATAAGCAGCGCTTTCTGTTCTCCCGTCGAACAATCGCTGGCGGGTACACCCTTGGCCGCGAAGACCCCGTACAGGTCGGCACGGTGCGGACCCACCAGTGTGCGACCGGCGGCCAAATCGCGAAACCGGCTTTCCGACAGCGCTTCGGCCAGGTCCGTTTCGGTCTCGGGCAGACCACCCTCTGTCGAAACCAGCTCCAGCGTGGCCGAAGGGAACGCGGTTTCGGCGTCGCGCTGAGCCAGGTCGAGTCGCGCGATCGACGCCGCCCGGTTGGCGTGGATCAGCGCGCCGGCCCGGGCCATCTGCGCCTCGAGCGCGCCGTACCAACGACCATCGCGCACCTGGTCCTTGAGCAATCGGTTGCGTTCGCGCATCGCCTTCTCGTAGTCCAGCACGGCCTGAGCGTGGTCCGGGAAAAAGCTCAGCGTCATCCGGTCCAGAAACCGCCTGCGGCCTTCCGGCCCTTCGATCCACAACCGATCCATCGACGGGATCAGCCACAGGACCCGGGCAATCCGTGCAAGCGTGGTCTGCGGCGCCGCCTTGCCGTCGATCTGCACCTGGCGCGCGGCGCCCGCCTCGGACGCAAAGGCGACTTCGTGGGTCCCACTGGGTCCGTGCAACAGACCGCTGACCTTCCAGCCCAGGGCTTCGGGCCGCCGGACCATGTCTTGCGCCGATGCGCGCCGCAGCCCGCGACCCGGCGAAAACAGCGACACCGCTTCGATCAGGTTTGTCTTGCCCGCGCCGTTCGGCCCGAAGATCGCCACCGGTCGGGTATCGACCGACAGGCGCACCAGGCGATGCGACCGGAAATGCGACAGCGTCAAGTCCGAAAGAAACAGCTCAGCCATGAATGCCGCTTCTTCTCTTTGAAAAATACGCAAACCCGGCCCGCCACGGGGTACCGGCCGGGGTGGCGGTCAAGAGTTTTCGGAACAGTCCAGCGCCCGTCACACCCGCATCGGCATGACGACATAGACCGCACTTGTGTCGTTGCCTTCGCGCATCAGGGTGGGATCGCCCGCCGAGTTGAACAGGAAAACCGCGTTCTCCCGATCCACCTGGCTGGCGATTTCCAGCAGGTATTTCGCGTTGAACCCGATCTCGAGTCGGTCATCGCCATAGGCGACGGCAAGCTCTTCCTCTGCCGCGCCGCTGTCCGGGGCGTTGACCGACAGGATGAGGCGGTCTTCGTCCAACTGCAGCTTGACGGCCCGCGAGCGTTCCGAACTGACCGTCGCCACCCGGTCGACGGCCTTGGCGAAATCACTGGCGTCCACCTCGAGGCGGCGGGTGTTGCCGGTCGGGATGACGCGCGTGTAGTCCGGAAAGGTCCCGTCGATCACCTTGGAAGTCAGCGTGATGTCCTTGGTCGCAAAGCGCACCTTTGTTTCCGACACCGACACGGCGATCTCGGCATCGTCCTCGTCCAGAAGCTTGCGCAATTCGCCGACCGTCTTGCGCGGAACGATCACGCCGGGCATGTCCGCGGCGCCTTCCGGCAGAGCGGCGTCGATCCGCGCCAGACGGTGTCCATCCGTGGCCACACAGCGCAACACCTTGCCGTCTTCTCCGTCGGCGACATGCATGTATACGCCGTTGAGGTAATACCGCGTTTCTTCGGTCGAGATGGCGAATTTCGACTTGTCGAACAACCGCCGCAGCACGTCTGCCTTGGCCTTGAAATTCGCCGAATACTCCGACGAGGCCATGACCGGAAAATCCTCTTTGGGCAGTGTCGCCAGCGAGAAATTCGACCGCCCCGCGGATACGGTCAGGCGGCCCGAAGCGCCATCTTCGGCCAGCGTGACCTGGGCACCGTCGGGCAGTTTGCGGACGATTTCGTGCAGGGTCACGGCGCTGACCGTCGTGCCGCCGGCGCGTTCCACCATTGCCGGTGCCCGGTCAAGCACCTCGATATCCAGATCGGTCGCACGAAAGCTGACGGTGTCGCCCTCGGCGTCGATCGACACGTTGGCAAGGATCGGGATGGTGTTGCGCCGTTCGACCACCGATTGCGCCTGGCTGACCGCCTTGAGAAGCGCCGCGCGTTCGATACTGAATTTCATCGCACCATCCCCTTGCATAGCCGGACGGGCACCCTAGCGGGATGCCTGGACCAGTCCAAGCCCGTTTGTTGCGTTTGTGTTTTGGATTTCGGTACCCGTCAAGAGCGAGGGGCCGCCCGACAGCGACCCCATAAGCGACTGTGCCAAACGGGACTCAGGCCCAGCTCAGGCCTCGAGCGCGCGGCGCAGCATTTCGATGTCGTCGTCGATCTGGCTATCCTGCTGGCGCAGCTCGGTGATGCGCTTGACCCCGTGCATCACCGTGGTGTGGTCACGCCCGCCGAACCTGCGCCCGATTTCGGGCAGCGACCGCCGGGTCAGAAGCTTGCACAGATACATCGCGATCTGCCTGGGCCGGGCAAAGTTGCGCACCCGCTTAGGGCCGATCATGTCGCTCAGCCGGATGTTGTAGTGCTCGGCCACCTTGCGCTGGATCTCCTCGATCGAGATCTTGCGTTCGGATGCGCGCAACACGTCGGCCAGGCTGTCATGGACAAGATCCATGTTGATCGGCTTGCCCACCAGCGACGAAAAGGCGAAAAGCCGCGTCAGCGCCCCTTCCAGCACGCGCACGTTGGTGCTGATCCGGTGGGCGAGAAATTCCAGAACGCCGTCGTCCATCTCAAGATCGGGATTCTGCGCACGGAACGCCTCGGTCTTGGTTTGCAGGATACCCAGGCGCAATTCGTAGTCGGTGGGATGCAGATCGACCACCAGACCGGACTGCAGGCGCGACCGGATCCGGTTTTCGAGATCCTTGATTTCGTCCGGAGCACGATCGGCCGAGATGATGATCTGCTTGTTCTGGTCGACCAGCGCGTTGAACGTATGGAAGAATTCCTCCTGCGTGCTGTCCTTGCCCGCGATGAACTGGACATCGTCCACCATCAGAACGTCGACCGAACGGAAGAGCTGCTTGAAGTCCATCATGCGCTTTTCCCGCAGCGCCTGGACAAAGCGATACATGAACTGTTCCGCCGACAGATAGACCACGCGTAGCTCAGGATTTCGTTCGGACAGTTCCCAGGCGATCGCGTGCATCAAATGGGTCTTGCCGAGCCCCACGCCGCCATAAAGAAACAGCGGGTTGAAGGTGACCGGGCCGCCTTCGGCAACGCGTCGCGCGGCGGCGTGGGCCAATTCGTTGGGCTTGCCGACGACGAAGGTGGAAAAGGTAAACCGCTTGTCCAGGGGCGCATCGGGCAACAGATCGCTTGCCGGAAGGTCGCGCATCGCCTTGTCGACCCGTGTCTCGGGCGCGGCGCTGACGGCGGCATGCGACGAAACCGCCGCACTGCGGTTGGCGACATCGAATTGAATCCGCCGGATGGATCTGTCGATCGTCGAGATTTGCGCAAGCAAAACGTCGCCGAAGTTTTGCGAGACATAGGTCCCGAAGAACCCCGTGGGGGCGTGCAAAACGACGACACCCTCATTGGCGGGTCCGCCATATTCAAGCGGGGCAATCCACGTTTTATAGTTGTTTTCGCCCAAAGTCTTGCAAAGTGTGTCCTGCAAGGCGCCCCACTGTTCTTTCGTCATCGTGTCCCCGTCCCAAAACAAATACCTGTCCAGTGTCCGCCTCGATGCGGACAGCGTGCCACGAAACGCAACGGGTGGGTCAGGTCCGCGTGACAGCGGCCCGACTGGCATCGTTCGTTGAACCGCGAACACAGGCGATAGGGCTCCAGGCATCCCCAAAGGAAGCTGGTCCAACGCTGCTCGCGCTTTCATTTTTGAACATGGCTGGGTCCCCCCCGCCATTCTGCAGACCCGCCGAAGCGGCTAACAGAAGCCCAACCGCGACCGTTTGCCGGTCTTGAATCGGTCACCTGTCCCCCTGCGATGTGACTCGCTCGGTGAAATTACATCTTGCGTGCGAAGCCGGGCAACTGTTCTTACTGCTTGACTCTGCGGTTTCCGAAAAAGAATCTGCGGCGCTGGCAAAGCTGCCACGCAAAGCAAAAGGCGCCGCAGATGCGGCGCCTTTTTCATCTCAATACCTTAGCGGTTTTCTCAACCCAAAGACTTCACCCGGGCCGACAGTCGCGACATTTTGCGCGACGCGGTGTTCTTGTGAAACACGCCCTTCGTGACGCCGCGCATCAGCTCGGGCTGGGCCGCTTTCAGAGCGGCGTGTGCGGCATCTTTGTCACCACTTGCGATCGCTTCCTCGACCTTGCGCAGGAAGGTGCGAATCCGCGAACGGCGGGCTTTGTTGATCGCGAACCGCTTTTCGTTCTGGCGGGCGCGCTTTTTCGACTGGGGAGTGTTTGCCATGATGATCGGTCTTTCTGTACGTCTCGGTTACGGGCTGGTCGCGCAATGACCCAGGGACCCGACCGTGTCGGACCGATTCTTGCCAGGCGGGCATCACGCGCATGTATCGGCGGGCGCTATACCGCAGCCCGTCGTCTTTGTTAAGCCCCTTTCGCTCAGCGGTCGCGGAACTGTGCGGTGCGTTTTTCCATGAAGGCGGCCATCCCTTCGGCCTGATCTTCGGTGTTGAACAGCGAATGGAACAAACGCCGTTCGAACAGCAGGCCTTCGTTCAGCGGCACTTCGTAGGCGCGATTGACTGCTTCCTTGACCATCATTGCGGCCAGCTGGCTTTTCTCGGCGATCTTCTGGGCGGCGGCCTGGGCCTCTTCCATCAGTTGCTTGGCCGGAACCACGCGGCTGACCAATCCGGCGCGCTCGGCCTCTTCGGCTTCCATGAAGCGGCCGGTCAGGTGCATGTCCATGCTCTTGGATTTGCCGACGAAGCGGGTCAGCCGCTGCGTGCCGCCGATCCCCGCCAGCACGCCCAGGTTGATCTCGGGCTGACCGAACTTCGCGTTGTCCGCCGCGATGATGAAGTCGCACATCATCGCCAACTCGCAACCACCCCCCAGGGCATAGCCGGCAACGGCCGCGATGATCGGCTTGCGGGTCCGGCAGATGGCGGCGGTTTCCGAGCCGAAGAAATCCGAAAGGAACATCTCGACAAAGGTCTTTTCCGACATCTCCTTGATATCGGCGCCCGCTGCAAAGGCCTTGGCCGAGCCTGTCAGGATGATGCAGCGCACCTTGTCGTTGCCATCCGCATCCGCCAACGCATCGGCCAGTTCCCCCAACAACTGCGTGTTGAGTGCGTTCAAGGCGTCGGGGCGGTTCAGTTTGATTGTGGCGACGTGGTCTTCGATTTCTACGATGAGTGTCTCGTAGGCCATGAGGGATGGCTCCGGTCCGTTTCCGTCAGACGCCAAGGCTTAGCATCTCGGAGCGGCGTTTCAAGCTATCTTTGGCAGGACGGACAATAGAAAGTGGAGCGGCCCGACTGGACGAGCCTGCGGATCGTGTCGCCGCAATCCGGCGTCCGGCAGGGTTCTCCCTCGCGCCCATAGGCATCGAAACTGTGCTGGAAGTAACCCAGTTCACCATCGGCCTGGCGGAAGTCCCGCAGCGACGATCCGCCCGCCTCGATCGCCTCGGACAACACGGCGCGAACGATCGGAACCAGCGCCGCTATGCGGTTCGCCGCCACTCGGCCGGCCTTGCGGGCCGGGTGGATACCGGCGCGGAACAGCGCCTCGCAGACATAGATGTTGCCCAGCCCGGCGACGATCTTCTGATCCAGCAAAGCCGACTTCATCGGCATCCCCCGCCCGCGCAGCGCGGCCACCAGATGCGCCTCGTTGAACGCATTGCCCAGCGGTTCGGGTCCGAGACTGGCCAGCAGCGGATGCATCCCGGCCGAGTCGGTCGGCATCAGATCCATCGCGCCGAAGCGGCGCGGATCGTTGAAGGTGATGCGCGCGCCGTTTTCCATGTCCAGCACGACGTGGTCGTGTTTTTCCGGCGCGGGGTGGTCGTGCACGAATTGCCCCAGCGGGTCACCCGAAACCAGCATCCGCCCGGACATGCCCAGATGAATCAGCAGCGTCTCGCCCCCCGACAGATCGACGAGGATGTATTTCGACCGTCGCCGAAGCCTGTCGACCCGCTGCCCGGTCAGACGTTGAGCCATGCAGTCGGGAAAGGGCCAGCGCAAATCGGGCCTATTCACTTGTGCCCGGGCGATCGCCGCCCCTTCCATCACGGGGGCCAGACCGCGGCGTACGGTTTCGACCTCGGGCAGTTCGGGCATCGGGTCTCCTGTCCAAAGGGGCGCATTGTAACGGGTGCCCCGCGGACTATAAGGAGTGCAAAGCGCTGAACGGCAAGGGCCATGACGGACAACGAAACGAAAAGAACGCATTTCGGGTTCACCGACGTGCCGGAATCGGAAAAGGCCGGGCGCGTGCGGGGCGTGTTCACCTCGGTCGCGTCGAAATACGACGTGATGAACGACGCCATGTCCTTTGGCATCCACCGGATCTGGAAAGACGCCATGATGGATTGGCTGGCACCGCGCCCCGGCCAGCGTTTGCTGGACGTGGCGGGCGGGACCGGTGACATTTCCTTTCGCTTTCTGAAACGCGCGGGGCATGGCCATGCCACTGTTCTGGACCTGACCGAACCGATGCTGGTCGAGGGCCGCAAACGCGCCGAGGCCGAAGCGCTGTCGGACAGCCTGGACTGGGTGGTGGGCGATGCGATGGCGCTGCCTTTCGCCGACAACACCTTTGATGTCTACACAATTTCCTTCGGCATCCGGAACGTCACTCGCCCGCAGGAGGCACTGAACGAAGCCTACCGCGTGCTGAAGCCCGGCGGCCGGCTGATGGTGCTGGAATTCAGCCAGATCCCCA
This sequence is a window from Thalassococcus arenae. Protein-coding genes within it:
- the recF gene encoding DNA replication/repair protein RecF (All proteins in this family for which functions are known are DNA-binding proteins that assist the filamentation of RecA onto DNA for the initiation of recombination or recombinational repair.), with the protein product MAELFLSDLTLSHFRSHRLVRLSVDTRPVAIFGPNGAGKTNLIEAVSLFSPGRGLRRASAQDMVRRPEALGWKVSGLLHGPSGTHEVAFASEAGAARQVQIDGKAAPQTTLARIARVLWLIPSMDRLWIEGPEGRRRFLDRMTLSFFPDHAQAVLDYEKAMRERNRLLKDQVRDGRWYGALEAQMARAGALIHANRAASIARLDLAQRDAETAFPSATLELVSTEGGLPETETDLAEALSESRFRDLAAGRTLVGPHRADLYGVFAAKGVPASDCSTGEQKALLISLILANGRALAADIGAPPILLLDEVSAHLDACRRAALYDEICAMGAQAWMTGTGPELFAELGDRAQRIEVTEREGESHVSHRAA
- the dnaA gene encoding chromosomal replication initiator protein DnaA, with product MTKEQWGALQDTLCKTLGENNYKTWIAPLEYGGPANEGVVVLHAPTGFFGTYVSQNFGDVLLAQISTIDRSIRRIQFDVANRSAAVSSHAAVSAAPETRVDKAMRDLPASDLLPDAPLDKRFTFSTFVVGKPNELAHAAARRVAEGGPVTFNPLFLYGGVGLGKTHLMHAIAWELSERNPELRVVYLSAEQFMYRFVQALREKRMMDFKQLFRSVDVLMVDDVQFIAGKDSTQEEFFHTFNALVDQNKQIIISADRAPDEIKDLENRIRSRLQSGLVVDLHPTDYELRLGILQTKTEAFRAQNPDLEMDDGVLEFLAHRISTNVRVLEGALTRLFAFSSLVGKPINMDLVHDSLADVLRASERKISIEEIQRKVAEHYNIRLSDMIGPKRVRNFARPRQIAMYLCKLLTRRSLPEIGRRFGGRDHTTVMHGVKRITELRQQDSQIDDDIEMLRRALEA
- the dnaN gene encoding DNA polymerase III subunit beta — its product is MKFSIERAALLKAVSQAQSVVERRNTIPILANVSIDAEGDTVSFRATDLDIEVLDRAPAMVERAGGTTVSAVTLHEIVRKLPDGAQVTLAEDGASGRLTVSAGRSNFSLATLPKEDFPVMASSEYSANFKAKADVLRRLFDKSKFAISTEETRYYLNGVYMHVADGEDGKVLRCVATDGHRLARIDAALPEGAADMPGVIVPRKTVGELRKLLDEDDAEIAVSVSETKVRFATKDITLTSKVIDGTFPDYTRVIPTGNTRRLEVDASDFAKAVDRVATVSSERSRAVKLQLDEDRLILSVNAPDSGAAEEELAVAYGDDRLEIGFNAKYLLEIASQVDRENAVFLFNSAGDPTLMREGNDTSAVYVVMPMRV
- the ubiE gene encoding bifunctional demethylmenaquinone methyltransferase/2-methoxy-6-polyprenyl-1,4-benzoquinol methylase UbiE, giving the protein MTDNETKRTHFGFTDVPESEKAGRVRGVFTSVASKYDVMNDAMSFGIHRIWKDAMMDWLAPRPGQRLLDVAGGTGDISFRFLKRAGHGHATVLDLTEPMLVEGRKRAEAEALSDSLDWVVGDAMALPFADNTFDVYTISFGIRNVTRPQEALNEAYRVLKPGGRLMVLEFSQIPNDLMQWAYDLYSFNIIPRMGQVIAGDRDSYQYLVESIRKFPDQETFLGMVRQAGFGNAKYRNLTMGVACLHSGWKI
- the rpsT gene encoding 30S ribosomal protein S20, translated to MANTPQSKKRARQNEKRFAINKARRSRIRTFLRKVEEAIASGDKDAAHAALKAAQPELMRGVTKGVFHKNTASRKMSRLSARVKSLG
- a CDS encoding enoyl-CoA hydratase, which translates into the protein MAYETLIVEIEDHVATIKLNRPDALNALNTQLLGELADALADADGNDKVRCIILTGSAKAFAAGADIKEMSEKTFVEMFLSDFFGSETAAICRTRKPIIAAVAGYALGGGCELAMMCDFIIAADNAKFGQPEINLGVLAGIGGTQRLTRFVGKSKSMDMHLTGRFMEAEEAERAGLVSRVVPAKQLMEEAQAAAQKIAEKSQLAAMMVKEAVNRAYEVPLNEGLLFERRLFHSLFNTEDQAEGMAAFMEKRTAQFRDR
- the mutM gene encoding bifunctional DNA-formamidopyrimidine glycosylase/DNA-(apurinic or apyrimidinic site) lyase — encoded protein: MPELPEVETVRRGLAPVMEGAAIARAQVNRPDLRWPFPDCMAQRLTGQRVDRLRRRSKYILVDLSGGETLLIHLGMSGRMLVSGDPLGQFVHDHPAPEKHDHVVLDMENGARITFNDPRRFGAMDLMPTDSAGMHPLLASLGPEPLGNAFNEAHLVAALRGRGMPMKSALLDQKIVAGLGNIYVCEALFRAGIHPARKAGRVAANRIAALVPIVRAVLSEAIEAGGSSLRDFRQADGELGYFQHSFDAYGREGEPCRTPDCGDTIRRLVQSGRSTFYCPSCQR
- the gyrB gene encoding DNA topoisomerase (ATP-hydrolyzing) subunit B, which produces MSDNAGAPQEYGADSIKVLKGLEAVRKRPGMYIGDTDDGSGLHHMVYEVVDNGIDEALAGHADYVHVKIHADSSVSVRDNGRGIPVDMHAEEGVSAAEVIMTQLHAGGKFDQNSYKVSGGLHGVGVSVVNALSVWLELRIWRNGKEHYAKFEHGETTEHLRVVGDAHGEKGTEVRFLASTGTFSNLDYDFHTLEKRLRELAFLNSGVRIILEDDRPAEPLRSELFFEGGVREFVKYLDRSKQAVMPDPIYMTGEKDGIGVEIAMWWNDSYHETVLPFTNNIPQRDGGTHLAGFRGALTRTIQKYAQESGIAKKEKVNFTGDDAREGLTAVLSVKVPDPKFSSQTKDKLVSSEVRPAVESLMNEKLGEWFEENPTEAKSIVGKIIEAALAREAARKARELTRRKTAMDVSFNAAKLKDCSEKDPSLTEIFLVEGDSAGGSAQTGRDRRTQAVLPLRGKILNVERARFDRMLGSQEIGNLVMALGTGIGRDEFNINKLRYHKIIIMTDADVDGAHIRTLLLTFFYRQMPELIEDGYLYIAQPPLYKVSRGKSEVYLKDQAALDDYLIQQGIDGAQLIQGNGEVVAGQDLVRVIDEARQLKRVLDAFPTHYPRHILEQAAIAGAFVPGAVDADLQGVANRVAERLDLIAVEYEKGWVGRITQDRGIRLARILRGVEEVRTLDGPMLRSGEARKTGSFTKALQDVYDLPATLERKDRRQLIHGPLDLLQAILEEGEKGLSLQRYKGLGEMNPDQLWETTLDPDARTLLRVTIDDMTEADDLFTKLMGDVVEPRREFIQQNALSVENLDF